The following are from one region of the Paenibacillus antri genome:
- a CDS encoding L,D-transpeptidase, giving the protein MPKYRIIVDLSDRQLYLLDGDIVKRGFPVGIGRMVSRTPTGEYKIINKQSNPGGPYGAFWMGLSKPTYGIHGTNDPSSIGREVSLGCIRMHNKDVLELSSLVPVGTRVTIRP; this is encoded by the coding sequence ATGCCGAAGTATCGAATCATCGTAGATTTATCGGATCGGCAATTGTATTTGCTTGACGGGGATATCGTGAAGCGGGGATTCCCGGTCGGCATCGGAAGAATGGTCTCCCGCACGCCCACCGGCGAATACAAAATCATTAACAAACAATCGAATCCCGGGGGTCCGTACGGCGCGTTCTGGATGGGGTTGTCCAAACCCACCTATGGCATCCATGGGACGAACGATCCTTCCTCCATCGGCCGGGAAGTGTCCCTCGGCTGCATTCGGATGCACAATAAGGACGTATTAGAGCTGTCTTCCCTCGTGCCGGTCGGGACAAGGGTGACGATCAGACCATAA
- a CDS encoding aldo/keto reductase yields the protein MSMIPRRPLGRIPFESSVVMFGAASLGNVTQDEADASIRYALERGVNHFDTAASYGHAEERMGPIISEVRDEIFLATKTGERSKEKAKAEIYRSLERMRVDSVDLLQLHAVGTIAELDSCTTKGGALEAAIEAKEEGVVKHIGITGHGHEAPIAHLEALRRYPFETVLLPLNHYMYTMPEYREAFDALMEEAVNREVAVRVIKAIAKAPWGERRQRPYATWYEPFDRQDAIDACVHFVLKFPNVAGFASAGDVHLFPKIVEAVERFGSMTDEEADRILSSVGGYTSVF from the coding sequence ATGTCAATGATACCCAGGAGACCGTTAGGCCGCATTCCATTCGAAAGTTCGGTCGTTATGTTCGGAGCCGCAAGTCTCGGCAACGTTACGCAAGATGAGGCGGACGCCTCGATTCGGTACGCGCTGGAACGCGGCGTCAACCATTTCGACACGGCGGCCAGCTACGGGCATGCCGAAGAACGAATGGGGCCGATCATCAGCGAAGTGCGGGACGAGATTTTCCTCGCGACGAAGACGGGGGAGCGTTCGAAAGAAAAGGCGAAGGCGGAAATTTACCGATCGTTGGAGCGCATGCGCGTCGATTCCGTCGACCTGCTGCAGCTCCACGCCGTGGGAACGATCGCCGAGCTCGATTCGTGCACGACCAAGGGAGGCGCGCTGGAGGCGGCGATCGAAGCGAAGGAAGAAGGGGTCGTCAAGCACATCGGCATCACGGGGCACGGCCACGAAGCGCCGATCGCGCATTTGGAAGCGCTTCGACGATACCCGTTCGAGACCGTGCTGCTTCCTCTGAACCACTACATGTACACGATGCCCGAATACCGAGAGGCGTTCGACGCCTTAATGGAGGAAGCGGTCAACCGGGAAGTCGCCGTACGCGTCATTAAAGCGATCGCGAAGGCGCCTTGGGGCGAACGTCGGCAGCGTCCGTACGCAACCTGGTACGAGCCGTTCGACCGGCAGGACGCGATCGACGCTTGCGTTCATTTCGTCTTGAAGTTCCCGAACGTAGCGGGCTTCGCAAGCGCGGGAGACGTGCATTTATTTCCGAAAATCGTAGAAGCCGTAGAACGATTCGGTTCGATGACCGACGAGGAGGCGGATCGAATTTTATCGTCCGTCGGCGGGTATACGTCGGTATTTTAG
- a CDS encoding FAD-binding protein translates to MHYEKNWAGNYIYNAAEAYVPDRVDQVQEFVASRSRVKALGTRHSFNGIADTTASHLSLRKLNRVIELDRANHRVTVEAGMRYGELCGYLHANGYALHNLASLPHISVAGACATATHGSGDRNRNLAAAVHSLELVQGDGTTVAFAKEDPEHPIEAAVVGLGALGVVVRMTLDVVPAFEMSQEVYEHLPLARLQDDFDAIFSSAYSVSLFTDWKRPSFNQVWLKHKGRAPDERRADFFGATRAGEKLHPVPGSGAEPCTEQLGVPGPWHERMPHFRMEFTPSAGEELQSEYFVSRRDAYAALCALDELRDRISPLLFISEVRTIAADESWMSPCYRQDSVAIHFTWKPNWDAVRVVLPIVEEKLAPFQTRPHWGKLFTMEPGKLQPLYPKLPEFRRLIARCDPEGKFRNDFLETYIIGT, encoded by the coding sequence GTGCATTACGAAAAAAACTGGGCCGGCAATTACATTTATAACGCCGCAGAAGCGTACGTTCCCGATCGGGTGGATCAAGTGCAGGAATTCGTCGCGAGCCGCTCGCGGGTGAAGGCGTTAGGGACGCGCCATTCGTTCAACGGCATCGCCGACACGACGGCAAGCCATCTCTCGCTGCGAAAGTTGAATCGCGTCATCGAGTTGGACCGCGCGAATCATCGGGTGACGGTGGAGGCGGGGATGCGGTACGGCGAGCTGTGCGGATATTTGCACGCCAACGGGTATGCGCTGCACAATTTGGCGTCGCTGCCGCATATTTCCGTCGCCGGCGCGTGCGCGACGGCGACGCACGGTTCCGGCGACCGGAACCGGAATCTGGCCGCGGCGGTCCATTCGCTGGAGCTCGTCCAAGGGGACGGTACGACGGTCGCTTTCGCCAAGGAAGATCCGGAGCATCCGATCGAAGCGGCGGTCGTCGGACTCGGTGCGCTCGGCGTCGTCGTCCGAATGACGCTCGACGTCGTACCTGCCTTCGAGATGAGCCAAGAGGTGTATGAACATCTGCCGCTAGCGAGGTTGCAAGACGACTTCGACGCGATCTTCTCCAGCGCGTACAGCGTCAGTCTCTTCACGGATTGGAAGCGGCCGTCTTTCAATCAGGTGTGGCTGAAGCACAAGGGGAGAGCCCCCGACGAACGGAGAGCCGATTTCTTCGGTGCGACGCGAGCAGGCGAGAAGCTGCATCCGGTACCGGGAAGCGGCGCGGAACCTTGTACCGAGCAGCTAGGCGTCCCGGGGCCATGGCATGAACGCATGCCCCACTTCCGAATGGAATTCACGCCGAGCGCGGGGGAGGAGCTGCAGAGCGAATATTTCGTCTCTCGCAGGGACGCCTATGCGGCCTTATGCGCGCTAGACGAATTGAGAGATCGGATCTCGCCGCTTCTGTTTATTTCCGAAGTTCGTACGATCGCGGCGGACGAGTCGTGGATGAGCCCTTGCTACCGACAGGACTCGGTCGCGATTCACTTCACTTGGAAGCCGAATTGGGATGCGGTTCGAGTCGTTCTGCCGATCGTCGAAGAGAAGCTGGCGCCGTTCCAAACCCGTCCGCATTGGGGCAAGCTGTTTACGATGGAGCCCGGCAAGCTGCAGCCGCTTTACCCGAAGCTGCCGGAGTTCCGCCGGTTGATAGCGCGTTGCGACCCCGAAGGCAAGTTCCGCAACGACTTTCTGGAAACCTATATTATCGGGACATGA
- the adhE gene encoding bifunctional acetaldehyde-CoA/alcohol dehydrogenase, with amino-acid sequence MAVRETEVKQTAAAQDQVNELTKRAKKAYEQFLRLDQAQVDDIVKAMALAGLDRHMALAKMAVEETGRGVYEDKITKNIFATEYVYHSIKHDKTVGVIEENANEGYRLIAEPVGIVAGVTPVTNPTSTTMFKSLIAAKTRNPIIFAFHPSAQRCSSEAARTVYEAAVRAGAPEFCVQWIETPSVEATQLLMNHPDVALVLATGGSGMVRAAYSTGKPALGVGPGNVPCFIEKTANLEQAVTDLILSKTFDNGMICASEQSVIIEEPVYERTKKLMTELGCYFLSKEEVEAVSKLVIQADKCAVNPVIVGQPASAIAQLAGIRAPEDAKILVAELKGVGPQHPLSAEKLSPVLACYKAKNVAEGIERAAEVVAFGGMGHSSVIHSSDRTVVDAFASRLQTGRVLVNSPSTHGAIGDIYNTNLPSLTLGCGSYGHNSTTSNVSAVNLINVKRVADRTVNMQWFKVPPKVYFEKGSAQYLTKMPDISRVLIVTDPMMVKLGYVEKVEYYLRKRQSPVFIEVFSDVEPDPSVDTVEAGRKVMEAFRPDCIVALGGGSPMDAAKAMWLFYEYPDTSFHHLKQKFLDIRKRVYKYPQLGTKTKFVAIPTTSGTGSEVTSFAVITDKRGGNTKYPLADYELTPDVAIIDPEFVYSLPKHAVADTGMDVLTHAIEAYVSVMANDYTDGLAIKAIQLVFEYLRPSYESANPLAREKMHNASTIAGMAFANAFLGINHSLAHKWGGEFHTAHGRTNAILMPHVIRYNATLPTKFAGFPKYDHYVADKRYADIARVLGLPARTTQEGVNSLIDAIRKLNQALGIPEKFQDLGVVEPVVFESRVDALADRAFEDQCTTANPKLPLVSELADVYRNAYYGNF; translated from the coding sequence ATGGCCGTGAGAGAAACCGAAGTAAAGCAAACCGCTGCGGCGCAAGACCAAGTGAACGAATTGACGAAACGGGCGAAGAAGGCTTATGAGCAGTTCTTGAGACTCGATCAGGCGCAAGTCGACGACATCGTGAAAGCGATGGCGCTCGCCGGGCTGGACCGCCACATGGCGCTCGCGAAGATGGCCGTTGAGGAGACGGGCCGCGGCGTGTACGAGGATAAGATCACGAAGAACATCTTCGCGACCGAATACGTGTACCACAGCATCAAACACGATAAGACGGTCGGCGTCATCGAAGAAAATGCGAATGAAGGCTACCGCCTGATCGCGGAGCCTGTCGGGATCGTCGCAGGCGTGACGCCGGTCACGAATCCGACCTCGACGACGATGTTCAAGTCGCTGATCGCGGCGAAGACGCGCAACCCGATCATCTTCGCCTTCCACCCGTCTGCGCAGCGGTGCAGCTCCGAAGCGGCGCGAACCGTCTACGAAGCGGCCGTTCGAGCCGGCGCTCCCGAGTTTTGCGTGCAATGGATCGAGACGCCGTCCGTCGAGGCGACGCAGCTGTTGATGAACCATCCCGACGTAGCGCTCGTGCTGGCGACCGGAGGATCGGGCATGGTGAGAGCGGCTTACAGCACCGGGAAGCCGGCGCTCGGCGTCGGTCCGGGCAACGTGCCTTGCTTTATCGAAAAGACGGCGAACCTTGAGCAGGCGGTCACGGATCTGATCTTGTCGAAGACGTTCGATAACGGCATGATCTGCGCGTCCGAGCAATCCGTCATCATCGAAGAGCCGGTGTACGAACGTACCAAGAAGCTCATGACCGAGTTGGGCTGCTATTTCTTAAGCAAGGAGGAAGTCGAGGCGGTTTCGAAGCTCGTCATCCAAGCAGACAAATGCGCCGTTAACCCCGTCATCGTCGGTCAGCCGGCGTCCGCGATCGCTCAGTTGGCCGGCATCCGCGCGCCGGAAGACGCGAAGATTCTGGTCGCGGAGCTGAAGGGCGTCGGTCCCCAACATCCGCTGTCGGCGGAGAAGCTGAGCCCCGTGCTTGCTTGTTATAAGGCGAAGAACGTAGCGGAAGGAATCGAACGCGCGGCGGAGGTCGTCGCCTTCGGCGGCATGGGCCATTCGTCGGTCATCCATTCGAGCGATCGAACGGTCGTCGACGCCTTCGCAAGCAGGCTGCAAACCGGACGCGTGCTCGTCAACTCGCCGTCCACGCACGGCGCCATCGGCGATATCTATAACACGAATCTTCCGTCGTTGACGTTGGGGTGCGGCTCGTACGGCCATAATTCGACGACCTCGAACGTGTCCGCGGTCAACCTGATCAACGTGAAGCGGGTGGCGGATCGCACGGTGAATATGCAGTGGTTCAAGGTGCCGCCGAAAGTGTACTTCGAAAAAGGGTCGGCGCAGTACTTGACCAAGATGCCGGACATCTCGCGGGTGTTGATCGTGACCGACCCGATGATGGTGAAACTCGGTTATGTAGAGAAAGTCGAGTATTACTTGCGGAAGCGGCAGTCGCCGGTTTTCATCGAAGTGTTCTCCGATGTCGAGCCGGATCCGTCGGTCGATACGGTGGAAGCGGGCAGGAAGGTCATGGAGGCGTTCCGGCCGGACTGCATCGTCGCCTTAGGCGGCGGTTCCCCGATGGATGCGGCCAAGGCGATGTGGTTGTTCTACGAATATCCGGATACCAGCTTCCATCACTTGAAGCAGAAATTCCTTGATATTCGCAAGCGGGTGTATAAATATCCGCAGCTCGGAACGAAGACGAAATTCGTCGCGATTCCGACCACGTCGGGTACAGGGTCCGAAGTGACTTCTTTCGCGGTCATTACGGATAAGCGGGGCGGCAATACGAAATACCCGTTGGCCGATTACGAGCTCACCCCGGACGTGGCCATTATCGATCCGGAGTTCGTCTACAGCTTGCCCAAGCATGCGGTCGCGGACACCGGCATGGACGTGTTGACGCATGCGATCGAAGCGTACGTCTCGGTTATGGCGAACGATTATACGGACGGCCTTGCGATCAAGGCGATCCAGCTCGTGTTCGAGTACTTGCGGCCGTCTTACGAATCCGCGAACCCGCTCGCCCGGGAGAAGATGCACAACGCATCGACGATCGCCGGCATGGCGTTCGCCAACGCCTTCCTCGGCATCAACCACAGCCTCGCGCACAAGTGGGGCGGGGAATTCCATACGGCGCACGGCCGGACGAACGCGATCTTGATGCCGCACGTCATTCGGTACAACGCGACGCTGCCGACGAAATTCGCCGGATTCCCGAAATACGACCATTACGTCGCCGACAAGCGTTACGCCGATATCGCTCGCGTTCTCGGACTGCCGGCCCGTACGACGCAGGAGGGCGTCAACAGCTTGATCGATGCGATTCGCAAGCTGAACCAGGCGCTCGGCATCCCGGAGAAGTTCCAAGATCTCGGCGTCGTGGAGCCGGTCGTCTTCGAATCGCGGGTCGACGCGTTGGCGGATCGCGCTTTCGAAGACCAGTGCACGACGGCGAACCCGAAGCTGCCGCTCGTCTCGGAGCTCGCGGACGTGTATCGGAACGCGTATTACGGAAATTTCTAA
- a CDS encoding PRK06851 family protein: protein MSGNILHFYCGGNTAKGFANLFDSSLQDLRRLYILKGGPGTGKSGVIRAVGDAMVRSGHDVWYIHCASDNDSLDGVVAPGLGVGIVDGTSPHVVEPRLPGAVEQYVNLGEAWDASALADRRSEIEALNDQIKLAYDRAYAGFAEALRIHDDWEKIYIENMDFEEADRLTREYIGSLFPNSGTGKKSRVDRRFLGAATPSGAVDFVPNLTEGLKRRILIKGRPGSGKSTLLKKVAAAATERGYDVEIYHCGFDPNSLDMVIVRELGFAIFDSTAPHEYFPERESDEILDMYARCIKPGTDEAHADAIRDLKQRYSSKMKESIGHLATAKSLHDELERIYGQAMNFSVVDSARERIRREIDAIAERYV, encoded by the coding sequence ATGTCAGGGAACATTTTGCATTTTTATTGCGGCGGCAATACCGCCAAGGGCTTCGCCAACTTATTCGACTCGTCGCTGCAAGACCTTCGGCGTCTGTATATTCTGAAAGGCGGCCCCGGTACGGGAAAATCCGGCGTCATCCGCGCCGTCGGCGACGCCATGGTTCGTTCCGGTCACGACGTCTGGTACATCCACTGCGCGTCGGATAACGATTCGCTCGACGGCGTCGTCGCGCCCGGGCTTGGCGTCGGCATCGTCGACGGCACGTCGCCTCATGTCGTCGAACCCCGGCTTCCCGGTGCGGTCGAGCAGTACGTGAATCTCGGGGAAGCCTGGGACGCGTCCGCGCTGGCCGACCGGAGAAGCGAAATCGAAGCGTTGAACGATCAGATCAAACTGGCGTACGACCGCGCGTATGCCGGCTTTGCGGAAGCGCTGCGAATCCATGACGACTGGGAAAAGATTTATATCGAAAATATGGATTTCGAGGAAGCGGATCGGCTGACCCGGGAATACATCGGTTCATTGTTCCCGAACAGCGGAACCGGGAAGAAAAGCCGCGTCGACCGCCGGTTTTTGGGGGCTGCCACTCCGTCCGGCGCGGTCGACTTCGTACCGAACTTGACCGAAGGGCTGAAGCGTAGAATACTCATCAAGGGGAGACCCGGCTCCGGCAAGTCGACCCTGCTGAAGAAGGTCGCGGCGGCCGCGACGGAGCGAGGTTACGATGTAGAAATCTACCATTGCGGCTTCGACCCGAACAGCTTGGACATGGTCATCGTCCGGGAGCTCGGCTTCGCCATCTTCGACAGCACGGCGCCGCACGAGTATTTTCCCGAACGGGAATCCGATGAAATCCTGGATATGTACGCGCGCTGCATCAAGCCCGGAACGGACGAAGCGCACGCGGACGCTATACGCGACTTGAAGCAACGATATTCCTCTAAGATGAAGGAGTCGATCGGGCACTTGGCGACGGCGAAGTCGCTTCACGACGAATTGGAACGCATCTACGGGCAAGCGATGAATTTCTCGGTCGTCGATTCGGCGCGGGAACGCATCCGTCGGGAGATCGATGCGATCGCCGAGAGATACGTCTAG
- a CDS encoding glycosyltransferase family 2 protein — translation MRDFLFAYSVFAVLYVIVITAIYFLIFGLSIRNMFALKRGIRYNRVKKLSGSGHVPAVSLLVPAYNEELTIIENVRSLLSLDYPEYEVIVINDGSNDDTFRTMIEQFRLERIRPMLNHRIKTADIRGVYHNPEYPFLYFIDKENGGKADSLNAGINLSHYDLISTIDADSLLEKDALTRIARVYMENPEDTVAVGGNVRIVNSCTVEGGIVKNIRFPKRLLPALQNVEYLKAFLGGRIGWSAINGLIIVSGAFGVFQKDKVIAVGGYRGGYPGEDMNIVIKLHRYCLENDIPYRVAFCPDAVCWTQAPDSYRILSSQRKRWGRGNLKNMIEEGVHMAFRPRYKVFGLLTLPYNILFETLNPYIRISGLLAIVGYTLLSMTDWTTLAIFALVNFFCCFLLSLGALLIEETTFSRYPTVGDLNKMLLYSFFMFLGYRQIGVWWRLMGHIDFFRNNNSWGTMVRTNFNKS, via the coding sequence TTGCGAGATTTCTTATTCGCCTACAGCGTCTTCGCGGTCCTATACGTTATCGTTATTACCGCGATTTACTTTCTCATTTTCGGCCTGTCGATTCGCAATATGTTCGCGCTGAAGCGAGGAATCCGCTATAACCGGGTGAAGAAGCTGTCCGGTTCGGGGCATGTGCCCGCCGTTTCTTTGTTGGTTCCCGCTTACAACGAGGAGCTGACGATTATCGAAAACGTCCGATCGCTCTTATCCCTCGATTATCCGGAATACGAGGTGATCGTCATTAACGACGGCTCGAACGACGACACCTTCCGGACCATGATCGAGCAGTTCCGGCTGGAGCGCATTCGCCCGATGCTGAACCATCGAATCAAAACGGCGGACATTCGAGGCGTCTATCACAATCCCGAGTACCCGTTCTTGTATTTCATCGATAAAGAGAACGGAGGCAAGGCCGATTCGCTCAATGCCGGTATCAATCTATCCCATTACGACTTGATCTCTACGATCGACGCGGACTCGCTGCTCGAGAAGGACGCCTTGACTCGCATCGCCAGGGTGTACATGGAAAATCCCGAGGATACCGTCGCGGTCGGCGGGAACGTGCGCATCGTCAACAGCTGCACGGTCGAGGGCGGCATCGTGAAGAACATTCGATTCCCGAAGCGGCTGCTTCCCGCGCTGCAGAACGTCGAATATTTGAAGGCATTCTTAGGCGGAAGAATCGGGTGGAGCGCCATTAACGGCTTGATCATCGTATCCGGCGCCTTCGGCGTGTTCCAGAAGGACAAGGTGATCGCGGTCGGCGGCTATCGGGGGGGCTATCCCGGCGAGGATATGAACATCGTCATCAAGCTGCACCGGTACTGCCTCGAGAACGACATCCCGTATCGGGTCGCCTTCTGTCCGGACGCGGTCTGCTGGACGCAAGCGCCGGATTCGTACCGCATTCTGAGCAGCCAACGGAAGCGTTGGGGCCGAGGAAACTTGAAAAATATGATCGAGGAAGGCGTCCACATGGCTTTTCGTCCGAGGTACAAGGTGTTCGGTCTGTTGACGTTGCCTTATAACATCCTCTTCGAGACGTTAAATCCGTATATTCGCATTTCCGGACTGCTGGCGATCGTAGGGTATACGCTCTTAAGCATGACGGATTGGACGACGCTGGCGATCTTCGCCCTCGTGAACTTCTTCTGCTGCTTCCTGCTCAGCCTCGGCGCGCTGCTGATCGAGGAGACGACCTTCAGCCGGTATCCGACCGTCGGCGACCTGAACAAGATGCTCTTATACTCGTTCTTCATGTTTCTGGGGTACCGACAGATCGGCGTGTGGTGGAGGCTCATGGGGCACATCGACTTCTTCCGCAACAACAACTCGTGGGGAACGATGGTGCGAACGAACTTTAATAAATCCTGA
- a CDS encoding response regulator transcription factor — protein sequence MTVMVQDSVHQFSRQLYRLTREGYAKNEACGVMLAACTNSNPRFLVQLQSYLAKHEPELSTECYYDEPSRVLGVVLEGRSLASTHYLSLVCKEFLEHHRLLDGHLLVAAFPEAGEPEESIVSQLVAAATQTRGRSREIRIFLEQPANRSASSILLADTEETSREFIKLRLELKGYEVYEARDGSEALEKFSMFAPDVVITELNLPVLDGYQLIGRIQEETDKDGKVIVLTDKQTTKDMNRAFEMGASDYVTKPFSISELEWRIRKLQFS from the coding sequence ATGACCGTGATGGTTCAAGATTCCGTTCATCAATTTAGCCGGCAGCTGTATCGCCTGACCCGAGAAGGGTACGCCAAGAACGAAGCGTGCGGGGTGATGCTGGCCGCATGCACGAATTCAAATCCAAGATTTCTAGTCCAGCTGCAGTCGTATTTGGCCAAGCACGAGCCGGAGCTGTCCACCGAATGTTATTACGACGAACCATCCCGAGTGCTGGGCGTCGTATTGGAAGGGCGGAGCTTGGCAAGCACGCATTACTTATCCTTAGTGTGCAAGGAGTTTCTCGAGCATCACCGCCTGTTGGACGGGCATCTCCTCGTCGCCGCCTTCCCGGAAGCCGGCGAACCGGAGGAGTCGATCGTGTCGCAGCTCGTGGCGGCGGCGACCCAGACGAGAGGGAGAAGCAGGGAAATCCGAATTTTTCTCGAGCAGCCGGCGAACCGGAGCGCTTCGTCGATTCTGCTCGCGGACACGGAGGAGACGAGCCGGGAGTTCATTAAGCTGCGCCTGGAGCTGAAAGGGTATGAAGTATACGAAGCTAGGGACGGCTCGGAAGCGTTGGAAAAGTTCTCGATGTTCGCGCCCGACGTCGTCATTACCGAGCTTAATTTGCCGGTGCTCGACGGGTATCAGCTCATCGGCCGGATTCAAGAGGAGACGGACAAAGACGGCAAAGTGATCGTACTGACGGATAAGCAGACGACGAAAGACATGAACCGCGCCTTCGAGATGGGGGCTTCGGATTACGTCACGAAGCCGTTCTCGATCTCCGAATTGGAGTGGAGGATCCGAAAGCTGCAATTTTCGTAA
- a CDS encoding nucleotide sugar dehydrogenase yields MMYFNRLKDRLQNKTAKVGVVGLGYVGLPLSMEMVKGGFIVFGIDTDERKVDSLRRGKSYIQDVPDAAVADAVNAGMFFPTSAYDVMKELDMISICVPTPLSENQDPDTSFIKSVVHEIKKHMQKGTLIVLESTTYPGTTEELIQFELEAQGLTAGKDFFLCFSPERVDPGNRNYNTYNTPKVIGGTTEACKELGVLLYGHVVKTVVPVSSPKVAEMSKLLENTFRSVNIAFVNELAMMCDRMEIDVWEVIRAASTKPFGFMPFHPGPGIGGHCIPLDPMYLSWKAKEYRFYSKFIELAQSINDNMPEYVLTKTAQVLNKYAKSIRNSKVLILGMAYKPDVDDLRESPGLEVYELFRGSGAFVDYYDPYATSFKDERGAVVTSVAYDPAAFARYDCMVFITNHRCFSYHELAALGVPIIDTRNAFAGIQSDNIYKLGTGIKSSEAKLAVGV; encoded by the coding sequence ATGATGTATTTCAACCGTTTGAAGGACCGACTGCAAAATAAAACCGCCAAGGTCGGCGTCGTCGGACTCGGCTACGTCGGGCTGCCGCTGAGCATGGAGATGGTGAAGGGCGGGTTCATCGTCTTCGGCATCGACACGGACGAACGCAAGGTGGACTCGCTGCGACGGGGGAAGTCGTACATCCAAGACGTGCCCGACGCGGCGGTGGCCGACGCGGTGAACGCCGGGATGTTCTTCCCGACGTCGGCGTACGACGTCATGAAGGAGCTCGACATGATCAGCATTTGCGTGCCGACGCCGCTGAGCGAAAATCAAGACCCGGATACATCGTTCATCAAGAGCGTCGTTCACGAAATCAAGAAGCATATGCAAAAAGGGACTTTAATCGTGTTGGAAAGTACGACGTACCCCGGCACGACGGAGGAGCTGATCCAATTCGAGCTGGAGGCGCAAGGCCTTACGGCGGGCAAGGATTTCTTCCTGTGCTTCTCGCCGGAGCGGGTAGATCCCGGAAATCGCAATTACAACACTTATAACACCCCGAAGGTGATCGGCGGCACCACGGAGGCGTGCAAGGAGCTCGGCGTCCTGCTGTACGGACACGTCGTGAAGACGGTCGTTCCGGTGTCGAGCCCGAAGGTCGCGGAGATGTCGAAGCTGCTGGAAAACACGTTCCGAAGCGTCAACATCGCCTTCGTCAACGAGCTGGCGATGATGTGCGACCGGATGGAGATCGACGTCTGGGAAGTCATTCGCGCCGCCTCGACGAAGCCGTTCGGATTTATGCCGTTCCACCCCGGCCCGGGCATCGGCGGCCATTGCATCCCGCTCGATCCGATGTACTTGTCGTGGAAGGCGAAGGAATATCGATTCTACAGCAAGTTTATCGAGCTGGCGCAATCGATCAACGACAATATGCCCGAGTACGTACTCACCAAGACCGCGCAGGTGCTTAATAAGTACGCCAAGTCGATTCGAAATTCGAAGGTGCTCATCCTCGGCATGGCGTATAAGCCTGACGTAGACGATCTGCGCGAGTCGCCCGGTCTCGAGGTGTACGAGCTGTTCCGAGGTAGCGGAGCCTTCGTTGACTACTACGACCCTTACGCCACCTCCTTCAAGGACGAGCGCGGCGCCGTCGTAACCTCCGTCGCGTACGATCCGGCGGCGTTCGCCCGGTACGACTGCATGGTGTTCATCACGAATCACCGTTGCTTCAGCTACCATGAGCTCGCCGCGCTGGGCGTGCCGATCATCGATACGCGCAACGCCTTCGCCGGCATTCAATCGGACAACATCTACAAATTAGGCACGGGCATCAAGTCGTCGGAAGCGAAGCTGGCCGTCGGCGTCTGA